Proteins encoded by one window of Pecten maximus chromosome 15, xPecMax1.1, whole genome shotgun sequence:
- the LOC117343200 gene encoding LOW QUALITY PROTEIN: histone-lysine N-methyltransferase, H3 lysine-79 specific-like (The sequence of the model RefSeq protein was modified relative to this genomic sequence to represent the inferred CDS: substituted 1 base at 1 genomic stop codon), whose translation RKEKKKKKRKKKKKKKKKKKRKKKKKKKKKKKKKKKKKKKKKKKKKTKKKKKKKKQKKKKKKKKKKKKKQKQKKKKKKKKKKKKKNKKKNKKKKKKKNKKKKKRKKKKKKKQKKMKKKKKRKKKRKKKNKKKKKKNKKKKKKKKKKKQKKIKKKKKKKQKQKKKKKQNKTNKKKTKXKKKQKNKKKKKQKKKKKNKKTKKKKKKKKKKDNKKKKKQPKRHQQTNKKQQQQQTQHIQ comes from the exons aggaaagagaaaaaaaaaaaaaaaagaaaaaagaaaaaaaaaaaaaaaaaaaaaaaaaaaagaaaa aaaaaaaaaaaaaaaaaaaaaaaaaaaaaaaaaaaaaaaaaaaaaaaaaaaaaaaaaaaaaaaaaaaaaaaaacaaaaaaaaaaaaaaaaaaaaaaaaacaaaaaaaaaaaaaaaaaaaaaaaaaaaaaaaaaaaaaaaaacaaaagcaaaaaaaaaaaaaaaaaaaaaaaaaaaaaaaaaaaaaaaaaaataaaaaaaaaaacaaaaaaaaaaaaaaaaaaaaaaataaaaaaaaaaaaaaaagaaaaaaaaaaaaaaaaaaaaaacaaaaaaaaatgaaaaaaaaaaaaaaaagaaaaaaaaaaagaaaaaaaaaaaataaaaaaaaaaaaaaaaaaaataaaaaaaaaaagaaaaaaaaaaaaaaaaaaaaacaaaaaaaaataaaaaaaaaaaaaaaaaaaaaacaaaagcaaaaaaaaaaaaaaaaacaaaataaaacaaacaaaaaaaaaacaaaataaaaaaaaaaacaaaaaaacaaaaaaaaaaaaaaacaaaaaaaaaaaaaaaaaaacaaaaaaacaaaaaaaaaaaaaaaaaaaaaaaaaaaaaaagacaacaaaaaaaaaaaaaaacaaccaaaaagacaccaa
- the LOC117343266 gene encoding dynein heavy chain 10, axonemal-like — protein MAKAKTLKQKVEAMRNPSLYMMNIKKGLEKLFEWQSAAAQLKPYLPQGDQVLGAWFQSMSEFKKNLPALHKLANEALKERHWKAIFVGMNETYDGMKQYTVADLLAYDLEEHAQLIHNIYLGAIEEFDLEVKITQISKMWEEREFKLAKHIPDSVTQRKRKKYTGWGKKKGKKILPEGEKG, from the exons ATGGCTAAAGCAAAGACTTTGAAACAGAAGGTTGAGGCGATGAGAAATCCCAGCCTCTACATG ATGAATATCAAGAAGGGTTTGGAGAAGCTGTTTGAGTGGCAGTCAGCGGCCGCCCAGCTCAAACCCTACCTACCTCAGGGTGACCAGGTGTTAGGGGCATGGTTCCAATCCATGTCCGAGTTTAAGAAAAACTTACCTGCCCTTCATAAGCTGGCTAACGAAGCTCTTAag GAGCGCCACTGGAAGGCCATTTTTGTCGGTATGAACGAGACATACGATGGCATGAAGCAGTACACAGTTGCTGACCTTTTAGCGTATGACCTTGAGGAACATGCCCAGCTCATACATAACATCTACCTTGGAGCCATTGAGGAATTTGATCTTGAGGTCAAAATCACACAGATCAGCAAGATGTGGGAGGAGAGGGAATTTAAACTGGCTAAACACATACCTGATAGTGTCACccaaagaaaaaggaaaaaatacaCCGGATGGGggaaaaagaaaggaaaaaaaattttaccGGAAGGGGAAAAAGGGTAA